GCCTCTACCTCGGCCTCCGTGATGTGGCGGCAGGCCATGCGACAGCGGCCGTGCTGGGTGTAGCGCAGCGGCTTCTGGGCGAGGCGCGCGAGCACCGGGTCGGCGGAGCCGGCGGCGTGCTCAGCGGCGCGGGGGGACTCGACGCTGGGCACCGGCTCGCCGGGCGGGGAGACGCTGGGCACCTGGGCACTTGGAGCGCTGCTGCTGGGGGCCTCCGGGAAGAGCTCCCGCAGCAGGTCCTCGTCCAGGCATCCCGTGAGCGTGAGTGTGAGCGGCAGCGTCAGCAGGAGCAGGGCTTGCACGGCGAGCGAGGACACCCTGCGCAGCGCACGCGCTCGCGTCACGCCGACACCGAGGGGTCCACGCGCTCGAGGCGCGCCACCAGCTCGATGTGCGGGGTGTGCGGGAGCGTGTCGAAGCCGCGCAGCTCCACCAGCCGGTAGCGCGCGCCGGGGCCGTCTTCGGCGCACAGCTGGTCGAGGTCACGGCGCAGGCCCTTGGGGCCGCAGCTCATGATGCGGATCTCGCGCGGGGCCACGCGCCGCAGCGCCGCGCACACCTCCGTGCGCAGCCCCTTGCGCGGGGGGTTGGCCACCACCAGCTCGGGCGCGTCGCCCTGATAGCCCGCCAGGAACTGCTCCACGCTGCTGGGAGACACGCCCAGCATGGCGGCGCTCTCGGGGTAGGCCTCCACAGGCACCACCTGCGTGAAGTGCTCGCGCAGCAGCACCGTGGTGATGCCCGCGCCGGCGTACAGGTCGAAGGCCAGCTTGCCCTGCGCGCCGTCCACCAGCGCGCGGTAGCACTGTCCGGCCACCTCGGGGTTGGGCTGCAAGAAGCCGAGCGGCCCCACCGGGATGGGCACGCCCGCCACGCGCAGCGTGAGCTCCGCACGACCACGCACGGGGAGCGCTGGCGTCCCACGCACCGCGTTGCCGGTGCCGGACTGCACGCTCAGCGCCACGCCCGCCACGTCGTGCGGGTCGAGCGCGCTCGCGATGCGCATCGCAGTGTCCAGGTCTTCGGTGCTCATGATCAGCGTGCACAGCACGCGCTCGCCGTCGGTCTTGAACCACACGTAGCGCAAGAGGCCCTGATCGGTGCGCTCGTCGTAGGCCCCCACGTTCAGCGCCTGCACGGCGCGCTCCACCGCGGCCACCGCGCGGCCGATGCTGGGGTGCTCCACGATGCAGCCGTCCATGTAGGCCACGCGGTGCGTGCCGCGGATGAAGCTGCCCAGGCGCACGCGGCCGGGGCCGCCGAACGCCACGCGCTTGCTGGAGTAGCGGTAGCCGGCGGAGCCCTCGCCCTCGAGCGCGCCGTGCGTCGCCCCGTCGCCCACGTGCAGGCCCAGCTCGCTCTCTAGGTACTGACGGAGCGCCGCGCGCTGTGCCCCCACGGTGAGCGGCATCATGGTGCAGCCGGTGCAGCGCCCACCGCGGGACGGGTGCTGCGCGCAGGGCGCGGTCTTGCGTGCGGGGTGTGGGTTCAGCACCTCGAGCAAGTGCGCGTGCGACATGGGCCCGCGCTTCGACACGTAGTCCACGCGCGCCGACACGCGCTCGCCCGGAAACGCCGCGACCACGTGCACGGCGTGACCTCCTAGCTGAGCCACGCCGTCGCCCGACTCGTCGAGCGCGGTCACGTCCAGCGTGAGGGTGTCGCCTTTGCGCATGTCGGCATTGTCGCTATGTCGCGGTGGACCGCAAGCCGGGAAGCATCGCGAGCTCCCGCGCGTGGCGGTGGACGAGTGGGGACCGGAGACGTAGGTTGCCCCTCGATGACCACGAAGCGCCGCTTCTCGATGATCCGAGACTTCCATCTCGCCGACTGGTTCACGCTCGGGAACGCCTTCTGCGGCACCGGGGCGATCTTCGCCGCGCTGCGCTTCCTGCAAGACGGGAGGCAGGGCGATCTGCTGCTCGGGATGGGCCTGATCCCGATCGCCTTCGTGTTCGACGCGCTCGATGGTCGCATCGCCCGCTCGCGCCACACGTCGTCCGTCCTGGGTCGCGAGCTCGACTCGCTCTCGGACGTCATCTCCTTCGGCGTGGCGCCTGCCG
The sequence above is a segment of the Sandaracinaceae bacterium genome. Coding sequences within it:
- a CDS encoding DUF4258 domain-containing protein, with translation MTRARALRRVSSLAVQALLLLTLPLTLTLTGCLDEDLLRELFPEAPSSSAPSAQVPSVSPPGEPVPSVESPRAAEHAAGSADPVLARLAQKPLRYTQHGRCRMACRHITEAEVEALLEDGHIAPDRTRTDGECVSYAVEGHTDDGQEVRIVYADCDRETRVVTTIDLGRDWPCECR
- a CDS encoding class I SAM-dependent RNA methyltransferase, which gives rise to MRKGDTLTLDVTALDESGDGVAQLGGHAVHVVAAFPGERVSARVDYVSKRGPMSHAHLLEVLNPHPARKTAPCAQHPSRGGRCTGCTMMPLTVGAQRAALRQYLESELGLHVGDGATHGALEGEGSAGYRYSSKRVAFGGPGRVRLGSFIRGTHRVAYMDGCIVEHPSIGRAVAAVERAVQALNVGAYDERTDQGLLRYVWFKTDGERVLCTLIMSTEDLDTAMRIASALDPHDVAGVALSVQSGTGNAVRGTPALPVRGRAELTLRVAGVPIPVGPLGFLQPNPEVAGQCYRALVDGAQGKLAFDLYAGAGITTVLLREHFTQVVPVEAYPESAAMLGVSPSSVEQFLAGYQGDAPELVVANPPRKGLRTEVCAALRRVAPREIRIMSCGPKGLRRDLDQLCAEDGPGARYRLVELRGFDTLPHTPHIELVARLERVDPSVSA